A part of Hippea maritima DSM 10411 genomic DNA contains:
- the feoB gene encoding ferrous iron transport protein B, which translates to MKVALIGQPNCGKSTLFNQLAGYKSLSANFPGATVEYTKGKTYIDNEVVDIFDLPGTYSLSWYDDAEKETVKALFSENIDVIVNIIDASTLVRSIELTIELMSLEKPMVVALNMMDEALRKGIYIDVKKLKNILGVEVIPIIAKKGKGINKLLKAIKEAKKPTKRCVYSKNVEKYINLLSDCIEKEKIKSNWPTKMLAIKAIEGFEPCQKLIKETANCSRELEIAKTALQDGLVIIQERHALCMDIFEKSSKVKKPPKKNLETMLDSILLHPILGYVSMILIFYAIFHIVFNGGVPIENFIIGVFEKIDAYIEVALSSNKLLMSITKGVVDGVGAAFGIAFPYLLPFLFLISLLEDVGYLPRIGFLMDSAMHKMGVHGTSVIPFVSGYGCSVPAVMATRILKSKKEKFISAFLASMVPCSARTTVIMGLVGYFLGYKYAILLYGLNIVVIFITGMILKRLLPGISPEMIIDIPPYRLPTAKTLLLKTWHKVKDFIYLAVPMLIGGSVVLTLIDYYKLSQYINGIFAPFLERILGLPAAIGVVLIFGILKKELTLLMLYQALGLASISQLPQVMTHKQMLVFTVFVIFYIPCLATIAAIKKEVGTKQSLAITLLSFIIASFLAFLAKIVI; encoded by the coding sequence ATGAAAGTAGCGCTAATTGGACAACCCAACTGCGGTAAAAGCACCCTCTTTAATCAACTTGCAGGTTACAAGAGTCTATCAGCTAATTTTCCGGGGGCTACTGTAGAGTACACAAAAGGAAAAACATACATAGATAACGAAGTTGTTGATATATTCGACCTTCCTGGCACTTATTCTTTAAGCTGGTATGATGATGCTGAAAAAGAAACAGTTAAAGCGCTATTTTCTGAAAATATAGATGTAATTGTAAATATAATAGATGCATCAACATTGGTAAGAAGTATTGAATTGACTATAGAGCTTATGTCGTTAGAAAAACCTATGGTTGTTGCATTGAATATGATGGATGAGGCCCTGCGCAAGGGCATATACATAGATGTAAAAAAGTTAAAAAACATATTAGGTGTTGAAGTTATACCCATAATTGCCAAAAAAGGCAAAGGCATAAACAAACTTCTAAAGGCTATAAAAGAGGCAAAAAAACCAACAAAACGATGTGTTTATTCAAAGAATGTGGAGAAATATATAAATCTACTCTCAGATTGCATAGAAAAAGAGAAAATAAAAAGCAATTGGCCTACAAAAATGCTGGCCATAAAGGCAATTGAGGGATTTGAACCGTGTCAGAAGTTAATAAAGGAAACAGCCAATTGCTCAAGAGAACTTGAAATTGCAAAAACAGCCCTTCAGGATGGGCTTGTAATTATACAGGAAAGACACGCATTGTGTATGGATATTTTCGAAAAAAGCTCAAAAGTTAAAAAACCGCCAAAGAAAAACTTAGAAACTATGCTTGACAGCATTCTTTTACACCCAATACTCGGCTATGTATCTATGATACTTATTTTTTATGCTATATTTCACATTGTATTTAATGGCGGAGTACCTATAGAAAACTTTATAATCGGAGTATTTGAAAAGATAGATGCGTATATAGAGGTGGCTCTTTCATCAAACAAATTACTCATGTCCATTACAAAGGGAGTAGTTGATGGTGTGGGTGCAGCATTTGGTATAGCTTTTCCTTATCTGTTACCGTTTTTATTCCTAATTTCTCTACTTGAAGATGTAGGTTATCTGCCCCGCATAGGTTTTCTGATGGATTCAGCTATGCACAAAATGGGTGTTCACGGAACAAGCGTTATACCATTTGTCTCAGGATATGGATGTAGCGTACCTGCAGTTATGGCTACAAGAATACTAAAAAGCAAAAAAGAGAAATTCATCTCGGCATTTTTGGCCTCTATGGTACCCTGCTCTGCAAGAACAACCGTTATAATGGGTCTTGTAGGTTACTTTCTGGGTTATAAATATGCTATTCTTTTATACGGACTTAACATAGTTGTTATTTTTATAACCGGAATGATCTTGAAGCGACTCTTACCTGGTATAAGTCCTGAAATGATAATAGATATACCACCTTATAGACTCCCAACAGCAAAAACCCTACTTTTAAAAACCTGGCACAAAGTAAAGGACTTTATATATCTGGCTGTTCCTATGCTCATTGGTGGAAGCGTGGTCTTAACACTAATAGACTACTACAAGCTTAGCCAATATATAAACGGCATATTCGCTCCATTTCTTGAAAGAATCTTAGGACTTCCCGCAGCCATAGGCGTTGTTTTGATATTCGGCATATTAAAGAAGGAGTTAACCCTTCTCATGCTATATCAAGCCCTGGGTCTTGCAAGTATATCACAACTACCACAAGTTATGACACACAAGCAGATGCTTGTATTTACCGTATTCGTTATCTTTTACATACCCTGTCTTGCAACCATAGCGGCTATCAAGAAAGAAGTAGGCACAAAACAATCACTCGCCATTACCCTTTTAAGTTTTATTATCGCTTCATTCCTGGCCTTTTTAGCTAAAATAGTAATATGA
- a CDS encoding FeoA family protein — protein MKLTNGEVGKSYIVASIDGGCIAKDRILKLGIIPGSTITIKRKAPLRGPFMVEVNGSDVVLGRGIASKIAIVEIK, from the coding sequence ATGAAGCTGACAAATGGCGAAGTGGGCAAAAGCTACATAGTAGCCTCGATTGATGGTGGCTGCATAGCAAAGGACCGAATCTTAAAATTAGGCATAATCCCTGGTAGCACAATAACCATAAAGAGAAAGGCACCTCTAAGAGGTCCTTTTATGGTTGAAGTAAATGGTAGCGACGTTGTTTTGGGTCGAGGTATTGCATCAAAAATAGCTATTGTGGAGATTAAATGA
- a CDS encoding enoyl-CoA hydratase/isomerase family protein codes for MNKIILEVKEGIAYITINRPEKMNALDDEAQRELNQSIDEVNSNKDIRCVLIAGSGEKSFVAGGDIGLLKKLSPKQAVDFARTSQEIFSKMEQSEKPFIACVNGYALGGGFELALACDFIYATENAIFGLPETSLAIIPGFGGTQNLSRLVGKNIAKELIFTARRITAKEAKELGIVSRVFKTKEEMLNYAEETARQIMKNGPIAVGLAKRAIVDGFDQTRDEGLKYEASLFGLAFATEDAKEGLTAFLEKRKPVYKNS; via the coding sequence ATGAACAAAATAATCTTGGAAGTAAAAGAAGGTATCGCTTATATCACAATAAACAGACCAGAGAAAATGAACGCTCTGGACGATGAGGCACAAAGGGAGCTAAATCAAAGTATCGATGAGGTAAACTCAAACAAAGATATACGCTGTGTTCTCATTGCGGGAAGCGGAGAGAAATCATTTGTGGCGGGCGGTGACATAGGCCTGTTGAAAAAATTATCCCCAAAACAAGCCGTTGACTTTGCACGTACAAGTCAAGAGATTTTCTCCAAAATGGAACAATCAGAAAAACCGTTTATCGCTTGTGTTAATGGATACGCACTTGGTGGAGGATTTGAGCTGGCATTAGCATGCGATTTTATATATGCAACAGAAAACGCAATATTTGGTCTACCCGAGACAAGTTTAGCAATCATCCCAGGATTTGGCGGTACACAAAACCTTTCCCGACTCGTAGGTAAAAACATAGCAAAAGAGCTAATCTTCACGGCAAGGAGAATTACGGCAAAAGAAGCAAAAGAGTTAGGCATAGTCTCAAGGGTTTTCAAAACAAAGGAAGAGATGCTTAACTACGCAGAGGAAACCGCAAGACAAATCATGAAAAACGGGCCTATAGCCGTGGGCCTAGCAAAGCGCGCCATCGTAGACGGCTTCGATCAAACAAGAGACGAAGGCCTTAAATACGAGGCTAGCCTGTTCGGCTTAGCATTTGCTACTGAAGATGCCAAAGAAGGTCTTACGGCGTTTTTGGAAAAGAGAAAACCCGTATACAAAAACAGTTGA
- the sucD gene encoding succinate--CoA ligase subunit alpha, with amino-acid sequence MAVCVYRTSRVLVQGITGKEGSYHALACKDYGTKIVAGVTPGKGGQKVGDIPVFNTVEEAVKETHPNVSLIFVPPPFAADAILEAVGSGIKTIVCITEGIPVLDMVKVKRVIEKEGVTLIGPNCPGIITPGATKIGIMPGHIFTRGSVGIISRSGTLLYETADQITRAGLGQSTCVGIGGDPIVGTDYIFWLKKFEEDPETEAVMMVGEIGGNAEEKAAEFIAKGGIKKPVFAFIAGRTAPPGRRMGHAGAIIMGKSGTAESKYEALRKAGVHTIENPGYIGEMIAKVLKEKAII; translated from the coding sequence ATGGCTGTATGTGTATATAGAACAAGTAGGGTTTTGGTGCAGGGTATAACAGGAAAAGAGGGAAGCTATCATGCACTTGCCTGCAAAGATTATGGCACCAAAATTGTTGCTGGTGTAACACCCGGTAAGGGCGGTCAGAAGGTTGGAGATATTCCTGTTTTTAATACAGTAGAGGAGGCGGTTAAGGAGACTCATCCAAATGTTAGCTTGATATTCGTTCCACCTCCATTTGCAGCCGATGCAATTTTAGAAGCCGTTGGAAGCGGTATAAAAACCATTGTTTGTATAACAGAAGGTATACCTGTTCTTGATATGGTTAAAGTTAAAAGGGTTATAGAAAAAGAAGGCGTAACCCTTATTGGACCAAACTGCCCTGGTATCATAACACCCGGTGCCACAAAGATAGGCATTATGCCAGGACATATCTTTACAAGGGGAAGCGTAGGCATTATCTCAAGGAGTGGAACACTGCTTTATGAAACAGCGGATCAGATAACAAGGGCTGGATTGGGTCAATCCACCTGTGTTGGAATTGGTGGTGATCCAATAGTGGGAACCGATTATATATTCTGGCTTAAGAAATTCGAAGAAGACCCAGAAACTGAAGCTGTTATGATGGTGGGTGAGATCGGTGGTAATGCAGAAGAGAAGGCGGCTGAGTTTATAGCCAAAGGAGGCATTAAAAAGCCTGTATTCGCCTTTATTGCAGGAAGAACCGCACCTCCAGGAAGAAGAATGGGGCATGCTGGTGCTATTATTATGGGCAAGAGTGGTACGGCAGAATCCAAATATGAGGCTCTGAGAAAGGCTGGCGTTCATACTATAGAGAACCCCGGATATATTGGAGAAATGATAGCCAAAGTCCTTAAAGAAAAGGCTATAATTTAA
- the htpX gene encoding zinc metalloprotease HtpX, protein MNTVKTVFLLTLLAGIFMFIGGLLGGKTGLIIAFILSILMNFFSYFFSDKIALTMYRAKPVSEQEAPELYAIVRKLCERANLPMPKLYIIPQAAPNAFATGRNPNHAAVAVTQGAIELLTREELMGVLGHELGHIKHRDILISTITATIASAIMMIADMIRWAAIFGGLSGDDEDHPIVLLIVALIAPFAAVLIQLAISRAREYEADKAGAVYSGNPLYLASALEKLENYARTMPFKGNPATENLFIVNPFSAKGIMNLLSTHPPIEERIRRLREMAAAGV, encoded by the coding sequence ATGAATACCGTTAAAACAGTTTTTCTATTAACGCTACTTGCAGGCATTTTTATGTTCATTGGTGGACTATTAGGCGGAAAAACAGGATTAATAATAGCTTTTATCCTGTCAATCCTTATGAACTTTTTTAGCTACTTTTTTTCAGATAAAATAGCCCTAACTATGTATAGGGCAAAACCGGTAAGCGAACAAGAAGCGCCAGAGTTATACGCCATAGTAAGAAAACTATGCGAAAGGGCAAATCTTCCCATGCCAAAACTCTATATCATACCCCAGGCGGCACCAAATGCATTTGCCACAGGCAGAAACCCAAACCATGCAGCTGTAGCGGTAACTCAGGGAGCTATTGAACTTCTGACAAGAGAGGAACTTATGGGAGTATTGGGGCATGAGCTTGGGCACATAAAACACAGAGATATATTGATCTCTACCATAACAGCCACAATAGCATCAGCTATCATGATGATTGCGGATATGATAAGATGGGCTGCAATATTTGGTGGCTTAAGCGGAGACGATGAAGACCATCCAATAGTTCTGCTTATAGTTGCACTAATAGCACCGTTTGCCGCCGTCCTTATTCAACTTGCCATATCAAGGGCAAGAGAATACGAAGCAGACAAAGCCGGTGCTGTCTACAGCGGCAATCCATTGTATCTTGCAAGCGCCTTAGAGAAACTTGAAAATTATGCAAGGACCATGCCATTTAAAGGAAACCCTGCAACGGAAAATCTCTTTATAGTTAACCCATTTTCAGCCAAGGGCATAATGAATCTGTTATCGACCCATCCACCGATAGAGGAAAGAATAAGAAGGCTAAGGGAGATGGCAGCAGCTGGAGTTTAG
- a CDS encoding thiolase family protein translates to MSDVFIVEALRTPFGGFGGKLKDIEAPALASEVIKELMKRTRLDGDSIDEIIMGEVLSAGVGQAPARQAAIYAGLPYKVHALTINKVCGSGLKSVMLAAQSIMVGDSDLVIAGGAENMSKGPYYLKNARFGYRMGNGEVIDGMVNDGLWDPYSNIHMGVIAENIAKKHNISREEQDEYAIRSYKLAQKATENGILREEIVPITIKTKIGEITVDKDEDPYKVVWDKIPRLRPAFVKDGTVTAVNSSTISDGAAFCMLASEDALKKYNLKPLAKLVAYSTNSLAPELFPEAPIGAIEKCVNRAGLKLADIDLFEINEAFAVVVLVAIKQLGLDIEKVNVNGGAVSIGHPIGASGGRLVATLIKQMKRQNAKYGLATLCIGGGEAVAAIFENT, encoded by the coding sequence ATGAGTGATGTATTTATAGTGGAAGCCTTAAGAACTCCATTTGGTGGTTTTGGGGGAAAGCTAAAAGATATAGAAGCGCCTGCATTGGCAAGTGAAGTTATAAAAGAACTAATGAAGCGTACAAGGTTGGACGGCGATAGTATCGACGAGATAATCATGGGAGAGGTATTAAGCGCTGGCGTGGGACAGGCACCAGCAAGACAAGCAGCCATATATGCAGGTCTACCATACAAAGTTCATGCTTTGACGATAAACAAGGTTTGTGGCAGCGGCCTAAAATCTGTTATGTTAGCTGCCCAATCTATAATGGTGGGTGATTCAGATCTGGTTATAGCTGGTGGTGCAGAAAATATGTCAAAAGGTCCGTATTATCTTAAAAACGCTAGATTTGGCTACAGAATGGGCAATGGCGAAGTTATAGATGGCATGGTGAACGATGGTTTATGGGATCCTTACAGCAATATTCACATGGGTGTAATCGCCGAAAACATTGCAAAAAAACACAACATATCAAGAGAAGAACAAGACGAGTATGCTATAAGGTCCTATAAATTAGCCCAGAAAGCAACAGAAAATGGTATACTAAGGGAAGAGATCGTTCCTATAACAATCAAAACAAAAATAGGTGAAATTACTGTTGATAAAGATGAAGACCCTTACAAAGTTGTTTGGGACAAAATCCCCAGACTAAGACCTGCATTTGTAAAAGATGGAACTGTAACTGCTGTAAACTCATCAACTATTTCCGACGGTGCTGCATTCTGCATGCTGGCAAGTGAAGACGCGTTGAAAAAATACAACCTAAAACCGTTGGCAAAACTTGTGGCTTATTCAACAAACAGCCTAGCACCCGAACTATTCCCAGAAGCACCAATAGGAGCCATAGAAAAATGTGTTAACAGGGCTGGACTAAAGTTAGCCGACATAGACCTTTTTGAGATAAACGAGGCATTTGCAGTCGTTGTGCTGGTTGCCATTAAGCAGTTGGGATTAGACATAGAAAAGGTCAATGTAAATGGTGGTGCTGTTTCTATTGGACACCCGATAGGCGCAAGTGGTGGCAGGTTGGTTGCTACACTTATAAAACAGATGAAAAGACAAAACGCAAAATACGGACTCGCTACACTATGCATCGGTGGTGGTGAGGCTGTTGCAGCTATCTTTGAAAATACCTAA
- the miaA gene encoding tRNA (adenosine(37)-N6)-dimethylallyltransferase MiaA: MKPIIIAGQTATGKTDAAIAVAKEINGEIISADAVQIYRFMDIGSAKPSREELRKIKHYFIDIKNPDENFSAGEFAEEARKIMDSLKKKGKNSVIVGGTAFYLEALVFGIDQIDAPDKKIKRFFDDVCDELGSFYLYEWLKLVDEKWSSKVNPNDCQRIKRGLSVYVDKLRPISSYFSKTSNVDDFCIFVLHAPREFLKKRIALRVDKMIESGLIEEVKRLLAMGYGSAVGLKAIGYKETVDFIRGRIATIDELKERITFNTLSFAKRQLTFLRSRFKDAVWIDIEKEDAAKVILNSSCCHLP, translated from the coding sequence ATGAAACCTATTATAATAGCCGGTCAAACCGCTACGGGCAAAACAGATGCCGCTATAGCTGTTGCCAAAGAGATAAATGGTGAGATAATATCTGCGGATGCCGTGCAGATATACCGATTTATGGATATAGGCAGTGCAAAACCATCAAGAGAGGAACTAAGAAAAATCAAACACTATTTTATAGATATAAAAAACCCAGATGAGAACTTTAGTGCCGGTGAGTTTGCAGAAGAAGCAAGAAAAATTATGGATAGCTTGAAAAAAAAGGGTAAAAATAGTGTTATTGTAGGTGGTACTGCATTTTACTTGGAGGCTTTGGTTTTTGGTATAGACCAAATTGATGCACCTGATAAAAAAATTAAGAGATTCTTCGATGATGTATGTGATGAATTAGGTAGCTTCTATCTGTATGAATGGTTGAAATTAGTGGATGAAAAGTGGTCATCCAAAGTAAATCCTAATGACTGTCAGCGTATAAAAAGAGGTTTGAGTGTATATGTTGATAAATTAAGACCAATAAGTAGTTATTTTTCCAAAACATCAAATGTAGATGACTTTTGTATATTTGTTTTGCATGCACCAAGGGAGTTTCTAAAAAAAAGAATAGCTCTAAGGGTTGATAAGATGATAGAATCTGGCTTGATTGAAGAAGTTAAAAGACTACTTGCTATGGGTTATGGCTCTGCTGTTGGTCTAAAGGCTATAGGATATAAGGAAACGGTGGATTTTATAAGGGGTAGAATAGCTACTATTGATGAATTAAAGGAAAGAATTACATTCAATACGCTATCTTTTGCGAAAAGACAGCTCACTTTCTTAAGAAGTAGATTTAAAGATGCCGTCTGGATAGACATAGAAAAAGAAGATGCAGCTAAAGTTATCCTAAACTCCAGCTGCTGCCATCTCCCTTAG
- the folE2 gene encoding GTP cyclohydrolase FolE2, protein MKLADVQSLRDNRNLPIDKVGVKNLRYPITLLDRTKKRQHTIATVNMYVLLPSDFKGTHMSRFIEVLNENRECIDIRKIGKILKQMREKLNARKSYIEFDFPYFIEKEAPVTKIKSLMSYDCKVEAFGDSHTEELFLNVEVPITSLCPCSKEISSYGAHNQRGVARIRAQLAEFVWIEELVEVAESSASCEIYSLLKRPDEKFVTEKAYNNPMFVEDIARNITLELSKDKRIPHFSVEVENFESIHNHNAYAFINR, encoded by the coding sequence ATGAAGCTTGCCGATGTTCAATCTTTAAGGGATAACAGAAACCTACCTATAGATAAGGTGGGTGTTAAGAACCTGCGCTACCCTATAACGCTACTGGATAGAACAAAAAAAAGGCAACATACGATAGCCACAGTTAATATGTATGTACTTCTACCGAGTGATTTTAAAGGTACTCACATGAGTAGGTTTATAGAGGTTTTAAACGAGAACAGGGAGTGTATAGACATAAGAAAAATAGGAAAAATTCTAAAGCAGATGAGAGAAAAGCTAAATGCGAGAAAGTCTTACATAGAGTTTGACTTTCCTTATTTTATAGAGAAAGAGGCTCCTGTTACTAAAATAAAATCTCTTATGAGTTATGATTGCAAGGTTGAGGCTTTTGGTGATAGCCATACAGAAGAGTTGTTTTTGAATGTTGAGGTGCCCATAACGAGCTTGTGTCCTTGTTCGAAAGAGATAAGCAGCTATGGTGCCCACAATCAAAGGGGTGTAGCAAGAATAAGGGCGCAACTTGCCGAATTTGTCTGGATAGAAGAGCTTGTAGAGGTAGCCGAATCTTCAGCAAGTTGCGAGATTTATTCCCTTCTGAAAAGACCTGATGAAAAGTTTGTAACAGAAAAAGCTTACAATAATCCAATGTTTGTAGAAGATATAGCAAGGAATATAACCTTAGAGCTCTCCAAAGATAAACGTATCCCCCACTTTAGTGTTGAGGTTGAAAACTTCGAAAGCATCCACAATCACAACGCTTATGCTTTTATAAACAGATGA
- a CDS encoding ribonuclease H family protein, with translation MIVEVYTDGSCFEKHSIGGWGVYIIFNKKEIKFSGFAECSSSTSMELIAALKALEYLHQYSDEIEEIEFYIDCDYTAKLMKELKSKDKISFRSKTSFRNRKTLMLLAHYAAMFKINWHTVKSHRGIKGNEIADSLAKKAAKLGIERKRGG, from the coding sequence ATGATTGTTGAGGTATATACAGACGGAAGTTGTTTTGAAAAACACTCCATAGGTGGTTGGGGTGTTTATATCATCTTTAATAAAAAAGAGATAAAATTTTCGGGTTTTGCAGAATGCTCAAGTTCAACCTCAATGGAGCTTATAGCTGCCTTAAAAGCCTTAGAATATCTACACCAATACTCAGATGAGATAGAAGAGATTGAGTTTTATATAGACTGCGACTATACAGCTAAACTAATGAAAGAACTCAAAAGCAAAGATAAGATCTCATTTAGAAGCAAAACTTCCTTTAGGAATAGAAAGACTTTAATGCTCCTTGCCCACTATGCAGCTATGTTTAAAATCAATTGGCACACAGTAAAATCTCATCGTGGAATAAAGGGCAACGAGATAGCCGACAGTTTGGCTAAAAAGGCCGCTAAATTAGGAATAGAAAGAAAAAGGGGGGGCTAG
- the sucC gene encoding ADP-forming succinate--CoA ligase subunit beta, translating to MKLHEYQAKEVLAGYGVPVPEGRVTYFPDDAWMVSMELGLPVVLKAQVLTGGRGKAGGVKIARTSDEVRQIAQELFGKKLVTKQTGPEGVKIRKLLVEKAADIERELYFSIVIDRTTSRPTVIASKRGGMSIEEVAEKYPEDIIKIPIDPAVGFLPYQIRRLKYDLDLMAQEKEAAKIFSALYKVFVEKDCSLLELNPLVVLKSGHMLAVDAKMDIDDNALYRRKEISKMRDLTEVDPDELEARFSGLNFIKLTGNIGCMVNGAGLAMTTMDVIKLAGGDPANFLDVGGEATPETIAKGFEIITRNPSVKAIFINIFGGIVRCDKVANGIIQALKKVEVKIPVVIRLTGMNKEEGMEILKKSPLKFYIANDLREAAKMVSELANSKAATVEKTTTKEEKKEK from the coding sequence ATGAAACTTCACGAGTACCAAGCCAAAGAGGTTTTGGCAGGATACGGCGTACCTGTGCCGGAGGGTAGAGTAACTTATTTCCCTGATGATGCTTGGATGGTCTCTATGGAATTGGGCCTTCCTGTGGTGTTGAAAGCTCAGGTATTAACGGGCGGAAGAGGAAAGGCTGGCGGCGTAAAAATAGCCAGAACATCGGATGAAGTTAGGCAGATAGCTCAGGAGTTGTTTGGTAAGAAGTTGGTAACCAAACAGACAGGGCCTGAGGGTGTTAAGATAAGGAAATTGCTTGTTGAAAAGGCTGCAGACATAGAAAGGGAGCTTTATTTTTCGATAGTTATTGACAGAACAACATCCAGGCCCACAGTTATTGCCTCCAAAAGAGGTGGTATGAGTATTGAGGAGGTGGCCGAGAAGTATCCAGAGGATATTATTAAAATCCCTATTGATCCAGCTGTTGGATTTTTGCCCTATCAGATAAGAAGGCTTAAATACGATTTGGATTTGATGGCTCAGGAAAAGGAGGCTGCAAAGATATTTAGTGCCCTTTATAAGGTCTTTGTTGAGAAGGACTGCTCTCTACTTGAGCTTAATCCGCTTGTTGTGCTTAAATCTGGACATATGTTGGCTGTTGATGCCAAGATGGATATTGATGATAATGCTCTCTATAGAAGAAAAGAGATATCTAAGATGAGAGATCTGACAGAGGTCGATCCTGATGAGCTTGAAGCAAGATTTTCGGGGTTAAACTTTATTAAGCTTACGGGCAACATAGGATGTATGGTTAATGGTGCTGGACTTGCAATGACAACAATGGACGTTATTAAGCTTGCAGGCGGCGATCCTGCAAACTTCTTGGATGTTGGAGGTGAGGCAACTCCTGAAACAATAGCTAAAGGTTTTGAGATAATTACAAGAAATCCAAGCGTTAAGGCCATATTTATTAATATTTTCGGCGGTATAGTAAGATGCGATAAAGTGGCGAACGGTATAATTCAGGCACTTAAGAAGGTTGAAGTTAAGATACCTGTTGTTATTAGACTTACGGGTATGAATAAAGAAGAGGGTATGGAAATATTGAAGAAAAGCCCGCTTAAGTTCTACATAGCAAATGATTTAAGAGAAGCCGCCAAAATGGTTTCTGAGCTGGCAAATAGCAAAGCTGCTACTGTAGAAAAAACAACCACAAAAGAAGAAAAGAAGGAGAAGTAA
- a CDS encoding methyltransferase domain-containing protein: protein MRNLIAVATDKDRKSIWKGHFGMSPFYSIFDNDGNLIEQKENPYAKGNKHHDDPNLIVNLLDNVYLFIAYNMGKKSREKLTKELGIKSLLVDAEDIYSARDYFLQARKNIDVFEECTEKYEEWFDKYSAIYESELKMLKAIIPKFERALEIGVGSGRFAAPLGIKEGIEPSEKMAQIAKQRGIKVYPGFAENLPFMDEEYDFILIAVTICFVKDPKKTLKEAYRVLKKGGKIVVAIVDRASEIGKEYLNKKEKGRFYKYVTFFSAEELQDILKETGFEAENTYQTLFGKSIKEINSPQSFKEGYGEGGFVAVVAKK, encoded by the coding sequence ATGAGAAATCTTATAGCCGTGGCTACAGATAAGGACAGAAAATCTATATGGAAAGGGCATTTTGGTATGTCTCCGTTTTATAGCATATTTGACAACGACGGCAATCTAATTGAACAGAAAGAAAACCCATACGCAAAAGGAAATAAGCACCATGATGACCCAAACCTGATAGTAAATCTCTTAGACAATGTATATCTGTTTATTGCTTACAATATGGGGAAAAAATCAAGGGAAAAGCTAACAAAAGAGTTAGGCATAAAATCCCTGCTTGTGGATGCAGAGGATATATACAGCGCAAGAGATTATTTTCTTCAGGCGAGAAAGAACATCGATGTATTTGAGGAATGTACTGAAAAATATGAGGAGTGGTTTGACAAATACTCTGCAATTTATGAAAGCGAGCTAAAAATGCTTAAAGCCATAATACCAAAATTCGAAAGGGCATTGGAGATAGGTGTGGGTAGTGGAAGGTTTGCTGCACCTTTAGGAATTAAAGAGGGCATTGAACCATCTGAGAAGATGGCACAGATAGCAAAGCAAAGAGGTATAAAGGTATATCCAGGGTTTGCAGAAAATCTGCCATTCATGGACGAGGAGTATGATTTCATACTTATAGCTGTAACTATATGTTTTGTAAAAGACCCAAAGAAAACACTCAAGGAAGCCTATAGGGTTTTAAAGAAGGGTGGCAAGATCGTCGTGGCAATAGTTGATAGAGCAAGCGAGATAGGCAAGGAGTATTTAAACAAAAAGGAAAAGGGGAGATTTTACAAATATGTAACATTCTTCTCTGCCGAGGAGTTGCAGGATATACTCAAAGAAACAGGTTTTGAGGCGGAAAACACATATCAAACGCTGTTTGGCAAAAGCATAAAAGAAATAAATTCACCTCAATCTTTTAAAGAAGGATACGGCGAAGGTGGATTTGTTGCTGTGGTGGCAAAGAAATAA